In Flavobacterium hankyongi, the genomic window AGACAAACACTCACAGGGAACAATGGTTCTACCTATGAGATAAGAGTGTCTACAAATGCATCACAAACTAACCAAGCAGCTTTTACAACTGTGCAAAGCTGGACAGAAACTACTTTGAATGCTACATTTAATGTGTATGAAGAAAAGTTAGTAAGTCTATCAGCTTATCCAGCTGGAACACAAGTTTATATAGCTTTTGTTAAAATAAATACACAACCTTCTACGGTTACTACAGGTGATAGATGGATTATTGATGATATCAATTTAGTACAACAATGTTTGGATCCATCAATTTTGACGGCTACTGTAACAGGTCCAACTACAGCAACTTTAGGTTGGACAAATAACGGTTCTGCTACATTGTGGGACATTTATTATAATCTACAACTAGATCCAACGGTGCCAGACGTATCAACAACACCGTCTTTTAATGACGTTAATACTACTGCTTATCCTGCAACTGGTTTTTCTCCAGGGACAGCATATAAATTTTGGGTAAGAGCTCAATGTGCTGGAGGTGTAGTAAGTAATTGGGTTGGTCCTTTTAACTTCACGACAAGTCCAGCAGGTTCTATATGTTCTTCACCAATATTAATAGGTGGTTTACCATATAGTCATACTGCTAACACGAGCACTTATGGTGATGAGGTAGACACACCTCAAGGAGCGGGTTGTGCAGGTGGTACAACTAACTATATGCAAGGAGCAGAAGTATTTTACTCTTACACTCCTACTGTTTCAGGAAATATTACAATTTCAATGACTCCAACTGGAGTTAGTTCGAGTTTATATGTGTATAATGGATGTGCTAACGTAGGTGTTAGCTGTTTAGCAGGTGTTGCAGATGCAACTGCTAACCCAAGAAATATTGCTACTTTACCTGTTATAGCAGGTCAAACTTATATTTTTGTTATTTCATCAAGTACAACACCAGCAGGTGGAATTCCTTATACATTAATTATTCAAGAAAAATTTTGTGACCCTCCTACAAATGGAACAACAAATACTCCAGCGACAACATCAATTAATATGTCATGGTCAAACCCATCTGCTGCAACTTCTTGGCAGGTAACTGTTCAAGCACCTGGAGCTGGTGTTCCAACAGCACCTGGGCCATTATCGGCAACTGCAACTACTAATACAAATTTTAATTTTACTGGACTTACTGCAGCTACTGCTTATGAATACTGGGTAAGAGCTGATTGTGGAGGTGGTTTGTATAGCCCATGGGCAGGTCCGTATTTGTTTAGTACATCAATTTGTGACCCTTCAGACAAGTGTAATTTTGTTTTTAGAATGACTGATACGTGGGGAGATGGATGGAATCCTGCTGGAGCTGGAAGGATGGAAATACGTCAAAACGGTATTGTTGTAGCAACTATTGGTTCTACATTTACTACTGGGACGGCTTTAAATAGCCCTCCAGTTGCTTTATGTGATACATTGCCATTTGAAATATATTTTACAGTACCTGGATTGAATCCTGAAGAAATAGGAGTTCAGGTTATTAATAACTTTAATCAAACTGTTGCTACAATAACTCCGGTGCTTTCACCTAGTTCAACTACACCTATTTATACAGGCACTTTTGATTGTAATGTACCAGCATGTTTGCCTCCATTAGCATTAAATGATACAACGCCAACAACGTATGGTGCGACTTTGACTTGGGCTGCAAATGGTGGAACAAATTGGAATATTTATATTGTACCAATGGGATCGCCAGCACCTACAGCAGCATCAACACCAACAGTCACAGGTGTAACTGCAACTACATATGTGATACCATCGTCTTTAGGATTGTTACCTAACACTACATATCAGTATTATGTTCAGGCAGTTTGTTCAGCAACACAGCAAAGTGTTTGGGCAGGACCTGGTGATTTTACAACATTACCAACGTGTTCAAGACCAACAAATCCTTTAGCTACAAATATAACTGCATCTTCTGCAACTTTAAGTTGGACTCAACCATTGAATCCTGATGGAAGCTTAGCAAATGCTTGGCAAATTATTTTATTACCATGTGGTTCGCCAGCTCCTACTGCTACAACTCCAGGATGGATAAATGTTAATACAAATACATATAACGTTTTAGGTTTGACTCCTTTAACATGTTATGATTTTTATGTAAGAGCAATTTGTTCTACTACTGATGCTAGCCCTATATCTGTAGTGCGTACTTTTTACACTCCTGATACAAATGACGAATGTGTTAACTCTAAAGAAGTACCAGTAAATCAAAATACACATTGTATTCAAACTGTATATGGAACTGTAGCAGGGGCAACAGCATCTCCTCAGGCAAATACTTGTGGTGCAACAGCTGATGATGATGATGTTTGGTTCCATTTCGTGGCAACAGCGACAACACATTATATTTCATTATTAGAACCTAATACGTCAACAGCAAATCCGCCAGCTTTCCCTACTGCTGCACCTGGAGGTTTAAATTACTCCCTATATAGAGGTACTAATTGTGGTTCATTGGTACAAGTTAGTTGTAGAACAGCTAATGGAGGAATGGAAACAGGCTTAGTTATTGGTGAAACTTATAAGATACGTGTTTATTCGCCAGGAACAGCTGCTTCTACAAAACGATTTGAAGTTTGTGTTGGAACTAAAGTGATTTATTGTGAGAATTCAGTACCAGTTTGTGCTGTAAATGCTATCATTTTAAGAAACGATGTTGGTGTTCCAGCAACTCCTAATCCAATTAGTGGTAGTGGAACTGCAACTGTTGGTTGTTTAGGTTCTGCACCATCACCAACTTTCTATTTCTTAACGATTCAACAAGATGGAAATTACAACTACTTTATGGAGCAAAGTACTGATCCTACTTTTGCAACAGTTGATTTAGATGTGGATTATGTAACTTGGGGACCTTTTACTTCCGTAGCTCAAGCTTGTACATCGATTTCGGTTAGTAATACAAGACCAGCCCCTCAAGGATGTAGTTTCTCTGCTGCTCCAACTGAAAACTTCACTATAAATGGAGCTTTAACGGGTCAGGTATATATAATTATGGTTACTAATTATACAGCTTCTAGTAGTTATCCTGGAAAAAGAGGATATATTAGAATTACAAGAACAGTAGGGCCAGCACCTTTAGAATGTTGTCCATTTGCAAGTTTTACTTATTCTAGTTCTTTCTTCTGTAAAGATGGTGCTAATCCATCACCTATATTGGGAACAGCTTCCACAGCTGGTACTTATGCATGTACAAATCCAAACTTGATTATTAATCCAACTACTGGGGTTATTGATTTAGCTGCGAGTGCAGTTGGTACTTATATAGTAACTAGTACAATTCCTGGAGATGCTGATTGTCCAACTTCAACTGCGACATTTAGTGTTACTATTAGTAACCCTCCTACAGCAACTATTGCTTATGCTTCTCCTTCTTATTGTAAAAATAATACAGTAGTACAGCCAGTAATTAGAACAGGTACAGCTAGTGGATTTTACTCAACTTCACCAGCAACTGGATTGTCAATTAATCCAACTACAGGTGCAATTACACCAAATACAAGTACGCCGGGTATTTATACAGTTATTTATACAGTTCCTGCAGGAAGTGGGTGTCCAGCATTTACTACGCAAACACAAGTTACAATTGACGCTGTGCTTGTAGCTACATTTAATTACGGGACTGCACCATATTGTTCGAATGGTGGATTTGCAAACCCAGTATTTACTGGTGGTGGAGTAGCAGGAACATTTACCTCTTCTACAGGGTTAGTAATAAACCCAACAACTGGAGTGATTGATTTAGCTGCTAGTACAATGGGTACATACACAGTAACTAATGAAATAGCTGCAAATGGCGCTTGTCCAATTGTAACTGCAACTGCTTCAATCACAATTACTGCATTACCAATTGCAACATTTAATTATACGACAGCAGATCATTGTCAGAGTGAAGGTACTATATTACCTGTATTTACAGGTGGAGGTCTTGCTGGTACATTTACATCATCTGCTGGATTGGTCTTAAATGCTACAACAGGAGAAATTGATTTGGCATCAAGTACACCAGGTACCTATACTGTTTATAATACAATTGTTGCGGCTAATGGATGTCCTCAAGTTCAAGAACAATTTGTAATTAGAATTTATGCTAATCCAATAGCTAGTATTACTTCATCTGATGCGGATAATACAATTTGTGCTGGTGAATCTGCAACATTAACAGTTAATCCAACAAACTTTGCAGTTGGAGACGCTACATATGTTTGGAAGTTTAATACAGGTGTAATACCTGGAGCAACATCTTATCAATATAATCCAACACAAACTGGTTTGTATGAAGTTCAAATAACATTAAATGGTTGTACAAATGTAACTTCTATAACAACTAACTTTACTGTTAACTTTGTACCTCAAGCAACTATAAGTGGAACTAATCTAGTGAAGTGTATTAATGAAGTTTCTGTAATTACAGTTACACCAGTAAATTATACTGCAGCTGACCCAGTAACTTATTCATGGACACTTGGAGGAGGTTCATTACCTGATACTACCAGTTCAATAAGTTATGACGATTATGGTACATACGTTGTGACTATTACAAATCAAGGTTGTTCTAGTACATACTCAATTACAGTTTCACCTGATACAACTGAAATTCCAATTGATGCAGTAGGTGATTGTCAAGGATCTAGCTATATATTAACAGCTTCTCCTATTAATAGTTCATTTGATCCATCAAGTACCGTATATGAATGGACAAACTCTATTGGAGATATAGTTGCCTCAGGTCTTAATCAAAATACATTTAATGTAAGCCAGTATGTTCAAACGAATAACATTTCATCAGGAAGTTTCCCTCTTACATTTACTGTAAAAGTTACTACTTCACCTGATGGATGTACAGATACTCAAGATTTCGTTGTATTATCTTCTATTTGTACAATTCCAAAAGGTATCTCACCTAACGGAGATGGAAATAACGATACATTTGACTTAAGAGGTTTAGGTGTTAAACAGTTAAGTATTTTTAACAGATACGGAACTAAAGTTTATAGCTATAGTAACTATACTGATCAATGGCATGGACAAACTGATAAAGGTGATGAATTACCAGTAGGAACTTATTACTTTGTTTTTGAACAAAATGATGGTCAAAACAAATCAGGGTGGATTTATATTAATAAATAAAAATAGAATGTAGTCTGTGTGTTTTTACACAGACTACATTTCTAACCAAATAAAATAAAATTAAAATGAAAAAAATATTTTTCACAGCCCTAGTTGTTGTTTTGGCATTTACTGATGCTAATGCACAGCAGGATCCACATTATACTCAATACATGTATAATATGAACGTGATGAATCCAGCCTACGCAGGGTCGAAAGAAAATTTAAGTTTTGGATTGTTGTTCCGAAAGCAGTGGGTAGAAATAGAAGATTCTCCTACTACATTTACTGCAACTGGTCATTCACCAGTGGGTAAAAATGTCGGACTTGGATTATCGGTTATTTCAGACAGGATTGGTCCAGTTGAAGAAAACAATATTTATGGAGACTTTTCATACACACTGAATCTTGGAGGTGATCATAGATTAGCAGCTGGTATTAAGGCAGGTGTTACTTTTCAAAAAATTGGTCTAAATAGTCAGATAGCTTCAACTTTAGCAGTGCCTAATGATGGACCTTTTGCTCAAGATACTTCAAATTCTCATCTTAACATGGGGGCAGGTTTGTTCTATTATACAAATAAATATTATTTAGCTTTTTCGATTCCTAATATGCTTAAATCTGCTCACTTAGATTATAATGGAGTTAAGTACGGTTCAGAAGTACAACATTATTTCCTTACTGGAGGTTATGTTTTCAATTTGAGTGAAAAAACTAAGTTTAAACCTCACTTCATGTTGAAGTCAGCTTTTGGAGCGCCAACTTCATTGGATGTATCAACTAACTTTTTGTTTTTTGATAAATTCGAACTTGGAGCAACTTATAGACTAGATGATTCGTTTGGTGCTTTGGTAAATTATAGAATTACTGATGGACTTAGAATTGGATACGCTTATGATCACATTGTTTCAGATCTTGATGTAACAACTCCTTCATCACATGAAGTTATGTTGTTATTTGATTTGAACTTCCCTAAGAAAGTGTCAAGTTCGCCACGTTATTTCTAATATAAACAAACTTAAAATGAAAAAAATATATATAGCTATAGGTTTTGCGTTTGTAATATCTACTACAAGAGCGCAAAATAAAGAAACTAAAGTAGCAGATCAACTTTTTAATCGTTATGAGTTTGTTGATGCTGCAAAGGAATATTTAAAGCTTAATGATAAAGGCAAAGCAGATGCTTACGTTTTTAAACAGTTAGGTGATTGTTATTACAATGTTTTTAACTCTATTGAGGCTGAAAAATGGTATTCACAAGCAATAACATCTCAACAGGATGCGGAAACATATTTTCGTTATGCAGAAATGCTAAAAGCTAACGGAAAGTACGATGAGGCAAATGCTGCTATGAGTAAATTTGCATCATTAGCTCCCAATGATCAAAGAGCTAGTAATAAGAATCAGTTAAATGAAATTATTGCGCTATCTAAGAAATTTGATGTTAAA contains:
- a CDS encoding fibronectin type III domain-containing protein; protein product: MKKITLCFFMMILPLLGFSQITEGFEGATFPPTTPGNWAVMNNGVGTGIDWAETTNAAFVHTGTKAAIIDRENIGAGNTSQDWLITPQITLPANGQLRFWTRQTLTGNNGSTYEIRVSTNASQTNQAAFTTVQSWTETTLNATFNVYEEKLVSLSAYPAGTQVYIAFVKINTQPSTVTTGDRWIIDDINLVQQCLDPSILTATVTGPTTATLGWTNNGSATLWDIYYNLQLDPTVPDVSTTPSFNDVNTTAYPATGFSPGTAYKFWVRAQCAGGVVSNWVGPFNFTTSPAGSICSSPILIGGLPYSHTANTSTYGDEVDTPQGAGCAGGTTNYMQGAEVFYSYTPTVSGNITISMTPTGVSSSLYVYNGCANVGVSCLAGVADATANPRNIATLPVIAGQTYIFVISSSTTPAGGIPYTLIIQEKFCDPPTNGTTNTPATTSINMSWSNPSAATSWQVTVQAPGAGVPTAPGPLSATATTNTNFNFTGLTAATAYEYWVRADCGGGLYSPWAGPYLFSTSICDPSDKCNFVFRMTDTWGDGWNPAGAGRMEIRQNGIVVATIGSTFTTGTALNSPPVALCDTLPFEIYFTVPGLNPEEIGVQVINNFNQTVATITPVLSPSSTTPIYTGTFDCNVPACLPPLALNDTTPTTYGATLTWAANGGTNWNIYIVPMGSPAPTAASTPTVTGVTATTYVIPSSLGLLPNTTYQYYVQAVCSATQQSVWAGPGDFTTLPTCSRPTNPLATNITASSATLSWTQPLNPDGSLANAWQIILLPCGSPAPTATTPGWINVNTNTYNVLGLTPLTCYDFYVRAICSTTDASPISVVRTFYTPDTNDECVNSKEVPVNQNTHCIQTVYGTVAGATASPQANTCGATADDDDVWFHFVATATTHYISLLEPNTSTANPPAFPTAAPGGLNYSLYRGTNCGSLVQVSCRTANGGMETGLVIGETYKIRVYSPGTAASTKRFEVCVGTKVIYCENSVPVCAVNAIILRNDVGVPATPNPISGSGTATVGCLGSAPSPTFYFLTIQQDGNYNYFMEQSTDPTFATVDLDVDYVTWGPFTSVAQACTSISVSNTRPAPQGCSFSAAPTENFTINGALTGQVYIIMVTNYTASSSYPGKRGYIRITRTVGPAPLECCPFASFTYSSSFFCKDGANPSPILGTASTAGTYACTNPNLIINPTTGVIDLAASAVGTYIVTSTIPGDADCPTSTATFSVTISNPPTATIAYASPSYCKNNTVVQPVIRTGTASGFYSTSPATGLSINPTTGAITPNTSTPGIYTVIYTVPAGSGCPAFTTQTQVTIDAVLVATFNYGTAPYCSNGGFANPVFTGGGVAGTFTSSTGLVINPTTGVIDLAASTMGTYTVTNEIAANGACPIVTATASITITALPIATFNYTTADHCQSEGTILPVFTGGGLAGTFTSSAGLVLNATTGEIDLASSTPGTYTVYNTIVAANGCPQVQEQFVIRIYANPIASITSSDADNTICAGESATLTVNPTNFAVGDATYVWKFNTGVIPGATSYQYNPTQTGLYEVQITLNGCTNVTSITTNFTVNFVPQATISGTNLVKCINEVSVITVTPVNYTAADPVTYSWTLGGGSLPDTTSSISYDDYGTYVVTITNQGCSSTYSITVSPDTTEIPIDAVGDCQGSSYILTASPINSSFDPSSTVYEWTNSIGDIVASGLNQNTFNVSQYVQTNNISSGSFPLTFTVKVTTSPDGCTDTQDFVVLSSICTIPKGISPNGDGNNDTFDLRGLGVKQLSIFNRYGTKVYSYSNYTDQWHGQTDKGDELPVGTYYFVFEQNDGQNKSGWIYINK
- a CDS encoding PorP/SprF family type IX secretion system membrane protein, with translation MKKIFFTALVVVLAFTDANAQQDPHYTQYMYNMNVMNPAYAGSKENLSFGLLFRKQWVEIEDSPTTFTATGHSPVGKNVGLGLSVISDRIGPVEENNIYGDFSYTLNLGGDHRLAAGIKAGVTFQKIGLNSQIASTLAVPNDGPFAQDTSNSHLNMGAGLFYYTNKYYLAFSIPNMLKSAHLDYNGVKYGSEVQHYFLTGGYVFNLSEKTKFKPHFMLKSAFGAPTSLDVSTNFLFFDKFELGATYRLDDSFGALVNYRITDGLRIGYAYDHIVSDLDVTTPSSHEVMLLFDLNFPKKVSSSPRYF